A window of the Streptomyces formicae genome harbors these coding sequences:
- a CDS encoding amidohydrolase family protein, which yields MSAGSSGATALYGSEAQAVRAFWERLGLPGLVDVHTHFMPERVLDKVWAYFDAVGPLTGMEWPITYREEEDRRVGLLREFGVGHFTSMLYPHKAGMAEWLNDWAAGFAARTPGCLHTATLFPEEGVGRYVRRAVESGAQVFKSHIQVGAYDPNDPLLEPVWGLLAEAGVPVVMHCGSGPAPGAFTGPGPVARLLARHPRLPLVVAHMGMPEYGDFLELAERYGEVRLDTTMAFTEFSERITPFPAGERGRLADLGERVLLGTDFPNIPYPYLHQLEALERLGFGDDWLRAVCYENAVRLFSLKP from the coding sequence GGAGCGGCTCGGGCTGCCCGGACTCGTCGACGTGCACACGCACTTCATGCCCGAGCGCGTCCTCGACAAGGTGTGGGCGTACTTCGACGCCGTCGGGCCGCTGACCGGCATGGAGTGGCCCATCACGTACCGCGAGGAGGAGGACCGGCGGGTCGGTCTGCTGCGGGAGTTCGGGGTCGGGCACTTCACCTCGATGCTGTATCCGCACAAGGCGGGCATGGCCGAGTGGCTCAACGACTGGGCCGCCGGCTTCGCCGCCCGGACGCCCGGGTGTCTGCACACGGCGACGCTCTTCCCCGAGGAGGGCGTCGGGCGCTATGTCCGCCGGGCCGTCGAGAGCGGTGCGCAGGTCTTCAAGTCGCACATCCAGGTGGGCGCGTACGACCCCAACGACCCGCTGCTCGAACCGGTGTGGGGGCTGCTCGCCGAGGCCGGCGTGCCGGTGGTCATGCACTGCGGCTCGGGCCCGGCGCCGGGCGCGTTCACCGGGCCGGGCCCGGTCGCCCGGCTCCTCGCGCGCCATCCACGGCTGCCGCTGGTCGTGGCGCACATGGGGATGCCCGAGTACGGGGACTTCCTGGAGCTCGCCGAGCGGTACGGGGAGGTGCGGCTGGACACCACGATGGCGTTCACGGAGTTCAGCGAGCGCATCACGCCGTTCCCGGCGGGCGAGCGGGGGCGGCTGGCCGATCTCGGCGAGCGGGTGCTCCTCGGGACGGACTTCCCGAACATCCCGTATCCGTATCTGCACCAGTTGGAGGCACTGGAGCGGCTGGGGTTCGGGGACGACTGGCTGCGAGCGGTCTGCTACGAGAACGCCGTCCGGCTGTTCTCGCTCAAACCCTGA